From one Triticum aestivum cultivar Chinese Spring chromosome 4B, IWGSC CS RefSeq v2.1, whole genome shotgun sequence genomic stretch:
- the LOC123090723 gene encoding EVI5-like protein — protein MDKKKDVDDIEPGPAPSRPVDRFGFIKTEQSNSPEGILKSRPTHERGREERRIRKWRKMIGTGGSDWRHYVRRNPHVVKRRIRKGIPDCLRGLVWQLISGSRDLLLMNPGVYETLVIYETSTSELEIIRDISRTFPSHIFFQQRHGPGQRSLYNVLKAYSVYDRDVGYVQGMGFIAGLLLLYMSEEDAFWLIVALLKGAVHAPMEGLYQAGLPLVQQYLFQFEKLVQEHMPKLGQHFIEEMINPSMYASQWFITVFSYSFPFHMTLRVWDVFLYEGIKVVFQVGLGLLRFCHDDLVKLPFEELLHSLRYFPDEATDPDTLFPLAFSFKVNSSLEELEKEYRKRLDGPNASSSSNKRLLPLKSKTMSRAVSQVLSISNVGKK, from the exons ATGGataagaagaaagatgtcgatgaCATAGAACCTGGACCGGCTCCTTCTCGGCCTGTCGACAGATTTGGCTTTATAAAGACGGAACAAAGCAACTCTCCGGAGGGGATTCTGAAAAGCAGACCCACACATGAACGCGGAAG GGAGGAAAGGAGGATAAGAAAGTGGAGGAAGATGATAGGTACTGGTGGTAGTGACTGGAGGCATTATGTTAGAAGGAATCCTCATGTGGTTAAGAGAAGAATAAGGAAAGGAATTCCTGATTGTCTCAGAGGACTTGTTTGGCAGTTGATTTCAGGCAGCAGGGACCTCTTGCTAATGAATCCTGGGGTTTATGAG ACTTTGGTCATATACGAGACATCAACATCAGAATTGGAAATTATTCGTGATATATCGCGTACATTTCCTTCGCATATTTTCTTCCAACAGAGACATGGCCCAGGTCAAAGATCTCTGTATAATGTTTTAAAAGCATACTCTGTTTATGATAGGGATGTTGGATATGTGCAG GGAATGGGATTTATAGCTGGGTTGCTGCTTCTTTATATGAGCGAGGAGGATGCATTTTGGTTAATAGTAGCTTTGCTAAAAGGAGCTGTCCATGCTCCAATGGAAGGCTTGTATCAG GCCGGTTTGCCGCTTGTGCAACAATATCTGTTTCAATTCGAGAAATTAGTTCAAGAGCACATGCCAAAGTTGGGACAGCATTTTATTGAAGAAATGATAAATCCAAGCATGTATGCAAGCCAATGGTTTATCACAGTTTTCTCGTATTCCTTCCCATTCCATATGACTCTTAGAGTTTGGGATGTCTTCCTGTATGAG GGTATTAAGGTTGTTTTCCAAGTTGGATTGGGTCTATTGAGATTCTGCCATGATGACCTG GTCAAATTGCCTTTTGAGGAACTTCTGCATTCCTTGAGATATTTTCCAGATGAGGCAACTGATCCTGATACATTATTTCCACTTGCCTTCTCATTTAAG GTGAACAGTAGTCTCGAGGAGCTCGAGAAAGAGTACCGGAAAAGATTGGATGGACCCAATGCAAGCTCAAGTAGCAATAAGCGGCTTCTGCCCCTGAAATCGAAAACGATGAGCAGGGCTGTTAGCCAGGTCTTGTCCATCTCAAATGTTGGTAAAAAGTAA